The DNA window TCTTCAAGGTCGGCTACGCGAGCGCGATCGCCTGGGTGCTGTTCATCATCGTCGGCCTGGGTACCGCGCTCGTCTTCCGCCTGGTCGGCCGGCGCGTCTACTACGGCGGAGCATAGGAGGGCTTGGAGAGATGGCAGTCGCACAACGTACGGCCCTCCCCGCCCAACGGGGCGCGGGCTGGAACAAACTCGCCGAGAAGATCGTCGCGCACGCGTTCCTGATCGTGATCAGCGTGATCTTCATGGTGCCGTTCTTCTGGATGGTCTCCGGCTCGCTGAAGACCGGCGTCGACCTGAACGCCTTTCCGGTGGTGTGGTTTCCCAAGACGCTGACGCTGGAGAACTACATCGCCGGGCTGCAGGTGTTCCCCTTCGCCCGCTACCTGTTCAACACCCTGGTGATCTGCGCCTTCTCCATGCTGGGCGCCGCGCTGTCGAGCTCGTTCGTGGCGTACGGGCTGTCCCGGATCGAGTGGCGGTGGCGCACACCGCTGTTCGTGGTGATCCTGTCCACGATGATGATCCCGTTCTACGTCACGATGGTGCCGCTGTTCACGATGTTCCGGGCGATCGGGTGGACCGACACCTACCTGCCGCTGATCGTTCCGCACTTCTTCGGCGTGCCGTTCTACATCTTCCTGCTCCGGCAGTTCTTCCTGAGCATCCCGAGGGAGATGTCGGAGTCAGCTCGCATGGACGGCGCCAACGAGCTGGTCATCTACTGGCGGATCATCCTGCCGCTCGCCAAGCCGGCCTTGGCGGCGGTGGCGTTGTTCCAGTTCCTCACCTCGTGGAACGACCTGCTCGGCCCGTTGATCTACCTCAGCGACGCCGACAGCTACACCCTCTCGCTCGGGCTGACCTTCTTCCGCAGCGAGTACAGCTCGCAGTTCGGGCCGCTGATGGCGGCCAGCACGGTGGTGGTGATCCCGGTGATCGTGGTGTTCTTCTTCGCCCAGCGCACCTTCATCCAGGGCATCACCCTCACGGGCGTGAAGGGCTGAGCGGCCCGACGTCGGCCCGACGTCGTACCTGTCGTCAACCCGTCGCCGACACGGCGTCAACCCGAACCTGCATCACCGGACCTGCCACAACCTGAAAGGGCAAAGAACGCCCGCAGGACCCGCGAACGCCCGGCCGAGACCATTCGGCCGGGCGTTCACATTGCTCTTTTGGTCACGCTCAGTGGTAATCCACGCCGAATTCGCCGCCCACGCTGTCGATCACAAGCTGGTAACGATCCCACACCAGGTGCCGGCTATCTCGGAAACCGCTCTCCAGATACCCGGCTTCCGGCACAAAAAACCGTTGGGCGGGTGCCTTCACGGCACCCGCCCAACGGGAGGTTCGGTAGGACCGACGGGCCGAGCGCTTCGTTGCGCTGTGACTCGCCGGCGCGGGAGAGCTGCTTCGAACCCTGGTGGGGTTCTAGATCAGCCCGTTCCTCGCGGCCCAAGCGACGACCTGAATAGGCGCCCGGGCACCGAGTCGGTCGCAGAGCGCCCGGGAACGCCGGCGCACCGTCCGATCGGAAAGCGCTAGCCGACGCGCGATGGCTTCCACCGGAAGCCCGTCGGCCAGCAGTGCCAGGAGCCTGATCTCGTCGTCGGTCACGCGACGCCTGAGGTCGGTCGTCGTCGTGACGTGACTTGGAACGTGACTCGGAACATGACTGGGAACATTGTGATGCGTCGTGGTGACAGCTGGCGCACTGTAGATGCCCTCATTGGCGACACCAGCCGGTCGAAGAGCCCTCACTACGCCATGGCTGAGATCTGACATGCCCATCCGCCTTCGCGTTGACCCCGTACCCTGCGTTCGCGTTAACCCCGTGTTAAAAGAAGCGGCCTGAGTCGTTTCAATGTGCACCTAAGGTACGGGCGCCGCCCCGCCTAGTCAACGGTCGGACGCACGCTGTTCCCGACTACTTCCCGCTATCAATAAACACTTCGTGAGCAGACGAACTCGCCTTGTCACATTGCGTTCGTTTCCTACAAGTAACGGCGACCACGCTACGCCGACACCGTCCGATGGTTGCCGTTCGACGGCCGGTGATCTTGACGCGTAACCGCGGCGAAATCTCGACCGCGAACGCTTCCGGAAACGGACACCGGACAGCGAACGGCCCCCACACCGTGCGGTGTGGGGGCCGTTCGTGAGGTCGTGCGTCGAACGCTTCAGGCCACGTCGGGGGTGGCACCCTCGGGGACGGCCGCCGGCCGCTCCACCGTGCTCTCCACCTCGACCGGAGCGCCGCTCTGGGCGCCGGACTCCAGCAGGGACTCCATCACGTCGAGCACGTGGTAGGCGAGCTCGCCGCTGGCCCGGTGCGGCCCGCCGTCGCGGATCGCCCGTGCCATGTCGGCCAGGCCGTAGCCGCGGCCGGAGTCGGCGTACCCGCCGGCCACCTTCGCCACCGACCACTCGCGGCTGCCCGGCTTGAACACCTCGACGTCGCCGGCGAAGCCGTTCGGGTCGGGGACCGACAGCGAACCCTCGCTGCCGTAGACCTCGATCCGGGGGAGCTTGGCGCCCCACACGTCGAAGCTGGTGACGATCGAGGTGAGGACACCGGACTCATGCTCGAGGACGCCGGTCACGTGCGTGTCCACCTCCACGCTGAACGTCGTCCCCTCCTTCGGGCCGCTTCCGACGGTGCGCTCCTGCTTGGCCCGGCCGACCCGGCCGGTGACCCGGGCGATCGGCCCGAGCAGGTTGATCAGCGCACTGAGGTAGTAGGGGCCCATGTCCAGCAGCGGACCGCCGCCCGGCTTGTAGTAGAACTCCGGGTCCGGGTGCCACGGCTCGGGGCCGGGGCTGACGAAGAACGCGGTCGCCGCGGTCGGCTGGCCGATCTCCCCGCGGTCGAGCAGTGCCCGTGCCGTCTGCGTACCGGTGCCGAGCACGGTGTCGGGCGCGCAGCCGATCCGCAGGCCGGCCCGGGCGGCGGCGTCGAGCAGCGGCCGGGCCTCCTGCCGGGTGGCGGCCAGCGGCTTCTCGCCGTAGACGTGCTTGCCCGCACCGAGCGCGGCCAGCGCCACCGAGGCGTGCGCGGCCGGGATGGTGAGGTTGAGGATCGCCTCCACCTCGTCGTCGGCGTACAGCTCGTCGGGAGTCAGCGCCCGTACGCCGTACTTCTCCCCGGCGGCCTTGGCCCGCGAGATGTCCAGGTCGGCGGCGGCGACGACCTCGGTGCCCGGCAGCTTGGCCAGGTGCTCGAAGTACGTCCTGCTGATCGTGCCGGTGCCGACGACGCCAACCTTCAGCGGCTCGCCCATAGCAGTCCTCTCTCGATGATCGTGCGAACCTCGGGGGTGTCGAGGTCGTCAAGCTTGTGACCGACCGTACAGACGAAGACCCGGCCCGAACCCCAGGGCTTGGTCCACACGGCCGGCATGGTCGCGCCGTCGATCCAGGGGTAGTCCGGATGCGCGGCGAAGGTCGTGGACGCGAGCACGTCGATGCTCGGGTCGGCGTGGACGTAGTACTGCTCGGTGTGCAGGGCGAACCGGTCGACACCGGCGACGATCGGGTGGTCGGCGCGCTCGGGAAGCACCTGGACCTCGTAGTCGACGAAGCCGCCCGGGTGGCAGATGAACTGCCCGCCCACCATGAAGTTGTACTCGAGGTCGGCGCGGAAGGCGTCGGCGATGCCACCGTGCCAACCGGCGAGGCCGGTACCAGCCCGTACGGCCGTGTCCAGTCCCTTGCTCTGCTCGGGGGTGATCTGGCCCATCGTCCAGCACTGCACGATCAGGTCGGTCGAGGCGAGCAGGTCGGCGTCGAGGTAGGAGTCCAGGGTGTCGGAGACCTCCACGGTGTACCCGCTGTCACGTAGGAACGGGACGAAGCGATCGGTTGCCTCCACGGGCACGTGGCCGTCCCAGCCTCCCCGCACGACCAGTGCTCGGCGCGATCCGGCGGGACCCGGCGATGTTGTCACGGGCGTCAGCTCCTCCTGTGCGAGCCCAAAAAGCGAGGGCTCGACGGTATGGCGCGCGGTAACGCAGGGCAACGCCGACCCCCTGCACGTTCACCATGTGAGAACCCCGCCCGCCCGAGGTGTCCGGAGCTCGCCAGCGGCGGGTCCCGTTGTGCAGGTGGCGGTCCGCGCCCGGTGACGCTCCGCGCGGTGTCTCGTGGCTGAAATGTGCCAGCGTTCCGCCGCACGGTTTACGACAGCGGGTGAGCGCGGCCATACTCCCCGTTGGCCGGGCCGCCGGCCGGTCTGGTGTGGTCGCGGGCACGGCCCGGACCGGGCAGCTTCGATCCGGGCTGCTCCGGCCCCGGTTGCTCGGCCGGTCTTGCCACGGCACGGTTCCCCGGCGGGACGACGACGTCTCCGGGAGCCTCCATGCGTACTCGCGTGTCCGCCGCCCTGGTGGCGGCGTGTGCAGTTCTCGCCGCCCTGCTCTCCCCCTCCGCCCTGTTCTCCCCCGCCGTCGCCGGCGCGGCGCCGCCGGGCTCCGGCGGCCGCGACCCGGCCGGAGCGGGTGCCGGCCCGCGGCACCCGTCGGCGGCGGTCACCCTGGTCACCGGTGACGTCGTACGCCTGGACACCTCCGGTGGGCAGCACATCGCGACGCTCCTGCGGCCGGCCGCGACCGGTGCGGGTTACCACTCCTACATCGACCCCGCCGGTGACGCACACTTCGTGCCCGAGGCCGCCCAGCGGCTGGTCGGCGCCGGGCGGCTGGACCCGGCGTTGTTCAACGTCTCCGCTCTGGTCCGCCAGGGCTACGACGACGCGCACACGTCCGCGCTGCCGCTGATCCTCGCCTATCCCACCGCGAGCGTCTCGTCGCGCGCGGCGGCGCCGCCGGCGGCCCGGCTCACCGCCCGGCTGGGTGCGGCCCACGCCGGTGCGGTGTCCGTACGCAAGCAGGACGCCGCGCGCTTCTGGTCCGGACTCACCGGTGCGCCCGCGAACACCCGGCATCCGCTGACCGCCACCGCCCTGACCGGAGGCGTCCGCCGGGTGTGGCTGGACGCGAGAGTGCGGGCGAGCCTGGACCAGAGCGTGCCGCAGATCGGTGCACCGGCCGCCTGGCAACGCGGGCTTGACGGGTCGGGAGTGAAGGTGGCGGTGCTCGACACCGGCATCGACGCCACGCATCCGGACTTCGCCGGCCGGATCGATTCGACCCGCGACTTCACCGGCAAGGGCAACGTCGTCGACGGCGCCGGGCACGGCACGCACGTCGCGTCCACCGTGCTCGGCTCCGGTGCCGCCTCCGACGGCCGCTACCGCGGCGTCGCGCCGGGTGCGCACCTGATGGTGGGCAAGGTGCTCGGCGACGACGGTTCCGGCTCGATGTCGCAGGTGATCGAGGGCATGCAGTGGGCGGCGAGCGAGGGTGCCGACGTGGTGAACCTCAGCCTGGGTGGCGATCCGTCCCGCGGTGACGATCCGGTGAGCCAGGCGCTGGACGAACTCTCCGGCCGGTACGGCACGTTGTTCGTGGTCGCGGCCGGCAATTTCAACCCGTACGGCCAGGACAGCAGGTTCGTGACCTCGCCCGGTGCGGCCGACGACGCGCTCACCGTGGGTGCGGTCTCCAAGCAGGACCGGATGTACACCGGGTCGCGCCGGGGGCGGCTCGGCGACACCGCAGTCAAGCCGGAGGTGGTCGCGCCCGGCGTGAGCATCACCGCCGCGCAGGCCGCGGGTACCGGTGACGGCGGCCCGTACACCACGATGACCGGCCTCGATGGCCACGCCACACGTCGCCGGCGCGGCCGCCCTGCTGTTGCAGGAGCACCCGAAGTGGACCGTGGCCGACGTCAAGGCAGCATTGACATCGACCACCGTGCGGATCAACGGCGCGTCCGTCGTCGACCAGGGCGCCGGCCGGATCGACGTCGATCGTGCCACCCGCCAGCAGGTCCGGGTCGACCAGGGCACCCTCGACGCGGGCTACTTCGCCCGGCCGTACGACGAGTCGGCGATGGTCGTCAAGAAGACCTTGACATATCACAACGACGGCAGGACCCCCGTCACCATGAGTCTGTCGGCCACGCTTGCCGACAAGGACGGTCAGGCCGCCGACGCCTCCGGCCTCACCGTCTCGCCGACGCGACTGACACTGCCGGCCGGCGGGACTGGACAGGCCACCGCGACCGTGGACGCCCGCGCGCTCGCGCCGAGCACCTACACCGGTGGCGTCGTGGCCACCTCCGAGGCGAACCCCGACGGCGCCGACAGCGCCGACGGCGCGGAGGTGGCGATTCGTACCACCGTCGGCTTCTACAAGCAGGACGACACGGCGGACATCTCGGTGAAGGCGCTCGACCGGCACGGGCGCCCGGCGACCGCCACTCTGCGGCTTGCGCCGTACAAGAAGGCGGATTTCGACGGGCGGTACTACCCCGACTACTTCTACCTCACCCCCGGCGAGACCGAGCAGCTTCGCCGGGTGCCCGAGGGTGACTACACCCTGTGGGCGAACATCCTCACCTTCGACGAGTCCGGGCGGTACGTCGAGGAGAAGAGCGTCGTCTCCATCCCGCGCGTGCACGCGTACGCGCCGAACTTCTCCGTCGTCCTGGACGCACGCAAGGCCGAGCCGGTACGGCTGACCACGCCGCGGGCCTCGACCATCCGGTCGCTGGCGTTGTCGTGGTGGCGTGGCACGCCCGGAACGCCGTACCGAAGCTTCGACTCCCTTGGGGTCATGGTCAGCGACGGATCGCCTGAGAAGGTGTCGGTGGCCGGCACGGACCGGGTGGACGACGCGCCGTTCGTGGTGACCACCGGGTTCGACGCCGGTCTGCCCGAGCTCACCGGGCAGATCGTCGGTGGCGCGCGCCCGCCGGGCAACGGCATCCTGCATCCGGTCTGGGAGGGCGGCCCGCCGATCGACGGCACGGTCGTGATGGCCGCCACCGACGCCGGGACCGCGAGCCCGGACGATCTGGCCGGGGCCGACCTGCGCGGCAAGCTCGCGGTGGTCCGGGAGAGCGCCGACCTGACCTACGCCGGCCAGGTGTCCGCGGTGGTGGCGAAGGGTGCTCGCGCGGTGCTGCTCACCTCGGCCGAGCCCGGCGTCTTCTGGCCGTCCGCCGGCGGGCCGGTGCCGGTGCTGGCGGCACCGAAGTCCGACGGTGACGCGCTGGTCGCGGTGCTGCGCCGGGGCCCCGCGTCGGTGAGGTTCGTGGGCCGGCCGGTCGCGCCGTACGCCTACGACGTCGCCTTCGTGGAGCAGGGGCAGGTCCCGCACCAACTCGCCTACACCGTCCGGCCGGACGACGTGGCGCAGGTCGACCTGCGCCTCGCCACCACCGGGACCGGCGAACGCGGCTGGCGCCTGCACAACTTCGTCGCCGCGCCCTGTGGGTGTGGGTCGACCCTGGTGGCCGACTACCTGCCCACGCTCGGCCACACGAGGACCGAGTACGTCACCGCGCGCCCGGACGTGGGCGTCCAGCCCAGTTGGCAGTATCTCTACGACAACCCCGGCGACGTGATGTACGCCCGCGAGCAGCCGGCGTACCGGGCCGGGCAGCGCACCGGCGAGGACTGGCTGGTCGCGCCGTTCTCTCCCGGCCCTGCCAACTCCGAGTTGACACTGAGTGGCGCGCGGCGGGCGAGCACACGGTTCGGCGACACGCTGCACTACGACATCGCGCCCTGGACCGACTCGGCCGGGCACTGGACACCGTCGCTCGGGCCGGCGACCTCCCAGGCCCGGCTCTACCGGGACGGGACGCTGATCGCTGCCAGCGACTACAGGCTGACCGGGTCGGCGCAGGTGCCGGCCGCCGAGTCGGTCTACCGGCTGGAGACCGAGGTCGAGCCCGACGGGGCGTTCTTCGGACTGTCCACCCAGGCCCGTTCGACGTGGACGTTCCGCTCCGCCGGCGACGGCGGGACGTACACCCTGCCGCTGGTCGACGTCGACTACACCGGGGTCGTGGACCCGGGCAGCGGCCGGTCGGCACTGGACCTCACCAACACCGCGGCCGACGACCGCGACGTCTCCCTGCGGCTCCGGGTGGGCCACCAGCTCGGATCGGTGGCCTCCGCGGTGCGGTCGGTCGCGGTCTGGGTGTCCTTCGACGAGGGCACGACCTGGCGGCGGGCGACCGTGCGGTCCGCACCGGAGACCGGCCTCGGCGAGGCCGCCGCCTTCACCGCGACCTACCACCACCCCCGGGTGCGGGCTTCGGGTTCGGTGTCGTTGCGGGTCACCGCCGACGACGGGGCGGGCGGCACCCTGGACCAGACGCTGGTCCGGGCCTACCACCTGACCCACCGCTGAGCGCCGGGCGGGCGGAGGTATGGACGGAGGTGCGGGCGCAGGCATCGGAGGAGGCAGCCTAAGGTGAGCGGATGCCCCCTCCCGCATTCGAGGTCGTCTGCGAGGTCGAGCCGCCCGCCCGGCCCGACCTCGCCCATGTCCGCCGCCAGATCGAGGTGCTGGGCCCGGTCGCGGATGCCTTCCTGGCACCCGACAACCACCTCGGCCGGGCGACGATTTCCAGCGTCGCCGTCGCGCACGAGATCCAGCGCGCCGGCGGCCGCGGGCTGGCCTGCCTGAACGCCCGCGACCGCAACCTGCTCGGCCTGCGCCGCGACCTGCTCACCGCGGCGGCGTACGGCGTCGAGCGGTTCGTGTTCGTGTACGGCGACAAACCCGCCTCCGGCAACCGGACCGGCGACCTGACGGTGCGCGCCATGCTGGAGGAGGTGCGGAGGTTCGCCGAGGAGCCGGAGCTACGAGGCGGAGGATTCCGCGCGGGCGTCGCCGCCGGGCCCGGCCCGCTGCGGGCGTGGAAGCGGGCGGCTGACTTCGTGTTCGCGCAGGTGGGCTTCGACGTGGCCGCGCAGGTGCGCTGGCGGGAGACGCACGGGCCGGACTGCCCGGTGTACGCCGGCGTGCTGGTGCTGTCCAGCGAGGCGATGGCCCGCCGGCTCGCGGCCAGCATCCCCGACCTTGACGTCCCCGAGGAGCTGATCCGCCGGGTCGGGCAGGACCGGCAGGCCGGTGTCGAGGCGGCGTGCGAGCAGGTGGAACGAATCCGGGACAGCGGCGCCTACGACGGCGTTCACCTCGTCACCGGCGTGCGCTTCCGCCCGATGGCCGAGGCACTCACCCGGCGCGGGTTCGCACTCACGGCCGGACGGACGCCGGCCCCTCCGGCAGGCAGCGCTCCCGGGCCCGGTCCAGCAGCACGGTGAGCCCCGACCAGTCGGGCACGTAGTCGGGCCACACCCGCGCGGCGAGGTCGTCGAAGAGTCCCGCCGAGGCGTCCACCAGGTCCAGCACGCTGTCGCGCCCGGAGTCCTGCTCGGGCATCAGGTCGAGCACGTGGTCCCAGACGTCGTTGCCCGCGCCGCCGAACCGGTGGTGTGCGGTGCTCTCCGCCCGATCGCGCAGGAGCATGGCGAGCACCAGGCACAGCCGCGGCAGCTCCAGTGCGAGGTGGCCGCCGATCAGCAGATCGTCACGGGCGTCCTTGACCACGGCGAGCGCGGCCGTGAACCGGAACTGGTGCACCAGGGCGGGCAGCTCCGCCTCGTCCGGCCCGGAATCCGCGTGGGCCGCGCGATCCGCGTCGCTCAGGGTCAGGTCGATCCGCCGCCGGTCGGCCGGAAGCACCTCCGGGTCGTCGACGGCACTGAGGTCGATCCGCCGCCCGTCGCGGAACACCACCCGCACCAGCGCGCCGCCGTCCCGGTCGGCGCACTGGAAGGTCCAGATCGGGCCGAGGAACGCCAGCCAGTCAGGCGCCGCGATCTTGTGCGGGTCCTCCCCCGACACCACCAGGCCGACGTCGAGGTCGCTCCACTCGTCGAGTTCGCCACCGGCCCCGGAGCCGTACACCCAGGCCTGGGTGATCCTGCGGTCGGCCGCTGCCGCCGCGGCGATGTGGTTCAGCGCGTCCGAATGCCAGCTGCGCATGCGCGCGTCTCCTTTGTCGTCGTACCTCTGCCGTGTCGTCATACCTCTGCCCGCCCAGGGCATGTCCAGGACACCTGTCGCGTGGGCGTCGCCGCGATGTCCTGGCGTGTCGACGTCTTCGCGTTGCGTTACGACGCACCGTCACCACGGGTCGGTTCCCGATCCTGCCCCTGCACGTTTCCGCACTTTCGGACCCGGCCCGACGCGTCCCGGTGCCCGTAACTTGCGGAAACCTTCCCTGCTCTTGGACTAAATCACAGGCCGCTCTCAGGTTGAACGGCGAAGCTCCGGGCGTAGCCGACCGCCTGAGATTCCGACCCCTGAGGACCGCCGGTGTTGACCTACTGTGACCTGGAACTCGACGAGCACGCCCACGAGGTTCGCCGCAGCGGCGTCAGCGTCAGGCTCTCCCCCACCGAGTTCAACCTGCTCCGCTACCTGCTGATCAACGCGGAGAAGGTGGTGAGCAAGACCCAGATCCTGGACCGGGTGTGGGACTACCAGGCGGGCGGTGACAGCCGCATCGTCGAGTCCTACATCAGCTACCTCCGTCGCAAGATCGACAAGCAGGACCCGCCGCTGATCCACACCGTGCGCGGCGTGGGCTACACGCTGCGGCGGCCCCGCGGCGCGGCCGTCCGCTGACCTCGTGCTGACCGTGTGCTGACCGGGGTGGGCGCCCAGCCGTCTGGGAAGCGTGGGCGCCCCTCCGGCCGGCACACGGTCCGCCGTTCCTGGTCCGGCCGATCCTGGTCCGGCCGATCCTCGTGGCCGACCTGCGTCAGGCCGTGGCCGGCACCTGGAAGGTGTACGTGCCCGAGCCCACCCGGACCAGGGTCTCCTCCCCGTCGGTGCTCGGCTCCACCGCCAGGCCGTGCGCCGCGGCGAGCGGCTCGCCGCCCTCGGTCACCCCTGACACGTCCGCCGTCGGCAGCCAGACCTCGCCGGTGACGTTCGGGGGCAGCGTGACCTCCAGGGCGAACGCTCCCTCGGGTGTCTGCCGCCAGCACGTC is part of the Actinopolymorpha sp. NPDC004070 genome and encodes:
- a CDS encoding carbohydrate ABC transporter permease, whose protein sequence is MAVAQRTALPAQRGAGWNKLAEKIVAHAFLIVISVIFMVPFFWMVSGSLKTGVDLNAFPVVWFPKTLTLENYIAGLQVFPFARYLFNTLVICAFSMLGAALSSSFVAYGLSRIEWRWRTPLFVVILSTMMIPFYVTMVPLFTMFRAIGWTDTYLPLIVPHFFGVPFYIFLLRQFFLSIPREMSESARMDGANELVIYWRIILPLAKPALAAVALFQFLTSWNDLLGPLIYLSDADSYTLSLGLTFFRSEYSSQFGPLMAASTVVVIPVIVVFFFAQRTFIQGITLTGVKG
- a CDS encoding LuxR C-terminal-related transcriptional regulator, translated to MGMSDLSHGVVRALRPAGVANEGIYSAPAVTTTHHNVPSHVPSHVPSHVTTTTDLRRRVTDDEIRLLALLADGLPVEAIARRLALSDRTVRRRSRALCDRLGARAPIQVVAWAARNGLI
- a CDS encoding Gfo/Idh/MocA family oxidoreductase → MGEPLKVGVVGTGTISRTYFEHLAKLPGTEVVAAADLDISRAKAAGEKYGVRALTPDELYADDEVEAILNLTIPAAHASVALAALGAGKHVYGEKPLAATRQEARPLLDAAARAGLRIGCAPDTVLGTGTQTARALLDRGEIGQPTAATAFFVSPGPEPWHPDPEFYYKPGGGPLLDMGPYYLSALINLLGPIARVTGRVGRAKQERTVGSGPKEGTTFSVEVDTHVTGVLEHESGVLTSIVTSFDVWGAKLPRIEVYGSEGSLSVPDPNGFAGDVEVFKPGSREWSVAKVAGGYADSGRGYGLADMARAIRDGGPHRASGELAYHVLDVMESLLESGAQSGAPVEVESTVERPAAVPEGATPDVA
- a CDS encoding ThuA domain-containing protein gives rise to the protein MTTSPGPAGSRRALVVRGGWDGHVPVEATDRFVPFLRDSGYTVEVSDTLDSYLDADLLASTDLIVQCWTMGQITPEQSKGLDTAVRAGTGLAGWHGGIADAFRADLEYNFMVGGQFICHPGGFVDYEVQVLPERADHPIVAGVDRFALHTEQYYVHADPSIDVLASTTFAAHPDYPWIDGATMPAVWTKPWGSGRVFVCTVGHKLDDLDTPEVRTIIERGLLWASR
- a CDS encoding S8 family serine peptidase, encoding MATPHVAGAAALLLQEHPKWTVADVKAALTSTTVRINGASVVDQGAGRIDVDRATRQQVRVDQGTLDAGYFARPYDESAMVVKKTLTYHNDGRTPVTMSLSATLADKDGQAADASGLTVSPTRLTLPAGGTGQATATVDARALAPSTYTGGVVATSEANPDGADSADGAEVAIRTTVGFYKQDDTADISVKALDRHGRPATATLRLAPYKKADFDGRYYPDYFYLTPGETEQLRRVPEGDYTLWANILTFDESGRYVEEKSVVSIPRVHAYAPNFSVVLDARKAEPVRLTTPRASTIRSLALSWWRGTPGTPYRSFDSLGVMVSDGSPEKVSVAGTDRVDDAPFVVTTGFDAGLPELTGQIVGGARPPGNGILHPVWEGGPPIDGTVVMAATDAGTASPDDLAGADLRGKLAVVRESADLTYAGQVSAVVAKGARAVLLTSAEPGVFWPSAGGPVPVLAAPKSDGDALVAVLRRGPASVRFVGRPVAPYAYDVAFVEQGQVPHQLAYTVRPDDVAQVDLRLATTGTGERGWRLHNFVAAPCGCGSTLVADYLPTLGHTRTEYVTARPDVGVQPSWQYLYDNPGDVMYAREQPAYRAGQRTGEDWLVAPFSPGPANSELTLSGARRASTRFGDTLHYDIAPWTDSAGHWTPSLGPATSQARLYRDGTLIAASDYRLTGSAQVPAAESVYRLETEVEPDGAFFGLSTQARSTWTFRSAGDGGTYTLPLVDVDYTGVVDPGSGRSALDLTNTAADDRDVSLRLRVGHQLGSVASAVRSVAVWVSFDEGTTWRRATVRSAPETGLGEAAAFTATYHHPRVRASGSVSLRVTADDGAGGTLDQTLVRAYHLTHR
- a CDS encoding methylenetetrahydrofolate reductase; this encodes MPPPAFEVVCEVEPPARPDLAHVRRQIEVLGPVADAFLAPDNHLGRATISSVAVAHEIQRAGGRGLACLNARDRNLLGLRRDLLTAAAYGVERFVFVYGDKPASGNRTGDLTVRAMLEEVRRFAEEPELRGGGFRAGVAAGPGPLRAWKRAADFVFAQVGFDVAAQVRWRETHGPDCPVYAGVLVLSSEAMARRLAASIPDLDVPEELIRRVGQDRQAGVEAACEQVERIRDSGAYDGVHLVTGVRFRPMAEALTRRGFALTAGRTPAPPAGSAPGPGPAAR
- a CDS encoding aminoglycoside 6-adenylyltransferase, with amino-acid sequence MRSWHSDALNHIAAAAAADRRITQAWVYGSGAGGELDEWSDLDVGLVVSGEDPHKIAAPDWLAFLGPIWTFQCADRDGGALVRVVFRDGRRIDLSAVDDPEVLPADRRRIDLTLSDADRAAHADSGPDEAELPALVHQFRFTAALAVVKDARDDLLIGGHLALELPRLCLVLAMLLRDRAESTAHHRFGGAGNDVWDHVLDLMPEQDSGRDSVLDLVDASAGLFDDLAARVWPDYVPDWSGLTVLLDRARERCLPEGPASVRP
- a CDS encoding winged helix-turn-helix domain-containing protein; the protein is MLTYCDLELDEHAHEVRRSGVSVRLSPTEFNLLRYLLINAEKVVSKTQILDRVWDYQAGGDSRIVESYISYLRRKIDKQDPPLIHTVRGVGYTLRRPRGAAVR